The genomic interval CTCAAAGAGAGATTGGAATATTTTTCACCATTTTTTGAGCAAAAATCCATTCAAGTTCAAATCCATATAGAGCCAAGTATGATTGTTGCGAGTGCAGAAAAAATGAGTTGTGTGATTGATAATTTATTGAACAATGCAATTAAATATAATAAAAAAGGCGGACATATTAATATAGTGTTACAAAAAGGACTTTTGTCTATTGCTGATAGTGGCTGTGGTATGCCACAAATGCAAATGGACAGAATCTTTGAGCGGTATGTGCGATGCAATGATTTTCAAGGCGGCTTTGGTATAGGTTTAACACTTATTAAACGTATTTGTGCCGAGTATAATATAAAAATAGAGGTGCAAAGTGTGCTAGGAGAGGGCAGTAAATTTACGCTTTTATGGAGGCATACGAATAAGCACATTTAATTCAATACAAATTACTCTTTAAATAAAAACAAGGTAAGATTATGGAATCTAAAATCATTTGAACAATAGGGATATAAAAGATGCAGCAACAAGAGCATATCATTAGTATTGAAAAAATTGTCCTTTCATCAATTTTTTTCTCTCCTGAAAAATTTGAGGAAATCTCTGCTGAACTTCAAGCTGATGATTTTCTATATCCAGCACATCGTGATATTTTTGATATGTGTGTATATTTAAATAAATGTAATCTTCCAATTGATACAGAGCTTATTCTTACTAGAAAACCATCACATAAAAAAATTTCACAAGAAGAACTACTTGAGATTACAGCCCTTAATCCTATTGCCAATATTGAAGCGTATGTGAGCGAGATTAAAGAGGCGAGTATCAAGCGCGAGCTTCATTCTTTGGCAAATTTTTTGCGTGAAAAATCACTTGATATGCAAGAGAGTGTAGAAGATATTATTGATGAAGTGGAGCGTAAGCTCAATGATGTAGCACTTGGCAAACCCCAAGATAATGTTATGAATGCACACGAAATGGCAATAGGAGTTCTAGAACATCTCAAGGAGCTTAAAAATCGTGGTAATCAAGTTGTAGTAGGGCTTGACACGGGATTTAAAAGGCTTAATCTGCTGACAACAGGCTTTAATAAGGGAGATTTTATTATCATTGGCGCACGTCCTTCTATGGGAAAGACATCATTTGTGCTTAATCTTGCTCAACATATTTTAGATTCTCCAAAAGGCGTAGCTTTTTTTAGCCTTGAAATGCCTTTTCTCCAGCTTGTTATGCGTATGATAAGTGCAAAGGCTTCTATTCATTTACAAAATCTACGAATAGGCAATCTTACTAATAATGAGTGGTCAAACCTGAGTGAAACTATTGATGCATTTGCAAAGCAGCCTATATGGGTTGATGATAATTCAAATTTAAGTATTGCACAATTAAAAGGGCGTTTGCGCCGATTAAAAAAACAGCACCCAGAAATTAGTATAGCAATCATTGATTATTTGCAGCTTATGAATGGCGGTAAAAATGAGGGTAGCAAACAAGCAGAAGTTTCTGAAATCTCGCGTGGGCTTAAAATGTTAGCTCGTGAGCTTGATATGCCAATCATTGCACTCTCACAGCTTAATCGCTTTGTGGAATCTCGTGATGATAAAAGACCTATTTTATCAGATTTGCGAGATTCTGGTGCGATAGAGCAAGATGCAGATATTATTTTATTTTTATATCGTGAAGATGTGTATAAAAAACGTGCAGATAATGACAGATATGCGCGATTAAAAAAAGAAGGTAAGGAAAAAGATTTTAAACCAGAATATCAAAAACGCGAAATTGAGAAAGCTGAAATTATTATTGCCAAGAATCGTAATGGCGAAACAGGAAGCGTGGAGATTCAATTTGATACGCGCTTTACACGTTTTGAAGATGTGCCCGAAAAGTATGAGCACGAGATGACACAAACGCGCATTGATGGAGAAGAGTTTATGACACAAATAGAGAATCTGCCTCCACAAGTCCAAATGCCAAATATTTGATGAATTTAAGTGAAAGATTCTCATAAAAATACACATTCACTTTTTGAAGTTGAACTTTTTAGCACAAGAAGACAATGGGCAGTATTTATATGTATTTGCGCGTTGGTTTTTGCTTTGCATTTATATCAAGAATATGTTCAGTATAGAATCTATACTACACCCACACATACGCAAGAGCTATATGCACAAGTCATTGCTCAATATACAAAGAGCAAACAAAATAATGGCAAAAATAGCGTCTATGAGGTCTTAAAGCTCAAAACAAGCGATGGTGAAGTATTTTATACTACAAGTAAAGAAGATATTAAGGATATTTCACATCGTTTTGTGAGAATCTATGGCAAAAGGCTTGAATGCTCTTTTGCGCAATATTTAAAAAGTTGTTTTTTTATTTCTTATCGTATTTCACTTTTGTCTGAATATGATTATCGTCAAGGTGTGAGAAAATGGATAGATTCACAGCATCAAGAATCTTTAGTAGCTGATTTATATAAAACGCTTTTTATGGCAGATTTTTTACCACATATTTGGCGTGATATAAGCAATAAGCTTGGTGTTGCCCATTTAATTGCTATTAGTGGATTTCATTTGGGGATTTTAAGTTTTGTTATAGGAGGGCTTTTAAGTCTTGTATATAATAGTTTTCATAGATTTGTGAGCTATCGGAATAAATATTTTGATATTGGATTGCTGGTGCTTGTGTGTCTTTTTGGCTATCTTATTGTGCTTGATTTTTCACCTTCATTTTTACGCTCTTTTATAATGGCAGTGTGCGGATTCTTTGTCGTATATAGCGGCATTAGATTAATCAGTTTTAAATTGCTATTTGTCGTTGTATGCGTGTGTTTAGCACTTTTTCCACGTTTAATCTTTAGTATAGGTTTTGCACTTTCTGTAAGTGGCGTATTTTTTATTTATCTTTTTGTGCGCCATATTCATTGGGTAGGTGGATTATGGCATAAAATAGTATCTGTACCCATAAGTTTTAATACACTTATTTTTTTAGATATGTTGCCGTTTGTGCATTGGTTTTTTCCTTATTTTACACCTTTAAATGTGCTTTCAATCCCTCTTAGTCTCATTTTTGTAGTATTTTTTCCTTTAATGCTTGTAGCTCATATATTTGGTTTTGGGTGGGTGTGTGATGAATTTTTCTTGTGGATAAAAGATAAACAGATTAATGCTATTACATTTTATACGCCATTGTGGTTTATATGTGGGTATGGTATTTTATGTATATGGGCAATATATTCTAAGAGAGCATATTATGCGCTTCATTGTATGAGTGTTGCATTTTTTGCTTATCTTATCGTGCAATTTTATAAATCTGGACTCAGTTTATGGTGAGTAAGTGTGTAATAAATGTGCTCTTTTTTGCCTAGATCTTGATGAGAGAGAGATAAGAATTTATCGTGTGCCACTGCTAGAAAAATTGCATCAAAATATTCAGTAGGAAGTGAGGGTAAGAGGGTAATACCATATTGTTTTTGAACTTCTTTGACATTAGCAAGAGGGTCATAGATACTCACTTGTGCGCCAAAGTCTTCAAGCTCTTTTTTGACAAGTGGCACTTTAGAGTTGCGTATATCAGGACAATTTTGCTTAAATGTTATGCCAAGAATAAGAATTTTGCTTGAGAGCACTTCTATATGTTGGGCAATCATTAATTTGATCATTTTTTGTGCGACAAAATGTGGCATCATATCATTAATAAGTCGCCCTGAACTAATTACTTGTGGAATATAACCAATAGCATTCATTTTGTGTGTGAGATAATATGGGTCAATGCTAATGCAATGTCCGCCGACTAATCCGGGGCTAAAGGGAAGAAAATTCCATTTTGTTTTTGCAGCTTCAAGCACTTCAAGTGCATCTATATCTAAATAATCACAAATAATGCACATTTCATTTACAAAGGCAATATTAAGGTCGCGCTGGGCATTTTCAATAATTTTTACCATTTCGGCAGTTTTGATTGAAGAAACACAATGCGTTCCTGCAGTAATAATTGAAGCATACAGAGAATCCACAAACTTTGCTACTTCTAATGTGCTACCCGAAGTGATTTTGCGAATCTGTGTGAGCGTATGTGAGCTATCACTAGGATTTATGCGCTCTGGCGAATATCCGAGATAAAAGTCTTTATTAAGAGATAAGTGAGAAGTGGATTCAAGCATATTTTTGCATTCGGTTTCTGTGCAAGTGGGATAAGTCGTAGATTCATAAATGACAAGATTCCCCTTTTGGAGCACTTTGCCTACGAGTTTGCTTGCATTAAGGAGTGGAGAAAGGTCTGGGACTTTATTTTTGTCAATAGGAGTTGGCACGCATATAATATAAATATTTGCTGATGCAATATGTGTGAGTTGGTCGCAAAAATATAATTGTGAAGCCTGAAGAATATCCTCTTTGTTTACTTCTTGAGTGTTGTCAATGCCAGTTTGTAGTTCCTCTATACGTTTAGAATCAATATCGAAACCTATTGTAGGATAAACTTTGCCAAAAGCCACAGCAAGAGGCAGCCCGACATAGCCTAAGCCAATGACTGCAATGTGTGCAGATTCTAAACTTGGCAGGGTGCAAGTGTGAGGGAGTGAATCATTTATCATTACAGATTCTCATTTATTATTTCAATGTGATTATTGCATAGATGATACATTGTGCCATCATAACTATCATAAGCCATCATTTTTGCATCAAATACAAGTTTTTTTCCTGCTTTATCTACCCAAGCAAGGTGTCGTGCGGGATTTCCCACATAAAGAGCAAAATTAGGAATGTTTTTTGTAACTACGCTTCCAGCGCCAACAAAGGCGTATTCCCCGATTTCTACACCACATATAATAGTAGTATTTGCGCCAATAGAAGCACCGCGTTTAATAAGAGTAGGGCGAAATTCACTCTTGCGTGAGATAAATGCACGAGGATTAATGACGTTGGTAAAAACAACACTTGGTCCCAAAAACACATCATCGCAGATTCTCACACCCTCATAAATACTGATATTATTTTGAGCCTTAAGATTGTTACCAATTATCACATTTGGACCTATCATACAATTCTGCCCAAAAGAGCAGTTTGTGCCTATCGAACTGCCACTAAGAATATGGCAAAAGTGCCATATTTTACTCCCTTCTCCTATGCTGACATTTTCATCAATGATACTTGTAGGGTGGATAAAGCATTTCATACTACTTGCACCTTTGCATTCAGAGGGTGATATTCGCCCTTAATGCCAATGGGTGTGCTATGGCGGATATGGTGGATAAGTTCAATAGCCTCTCGTGATTGAGTGCATTCAAACCCATTGCCACAGAGAATCTCTGCATAACTTCTTGTATGTAAATCATCAAACCCTTCGCTGAAGATAAATTCTTCATTTTCGAATATAAGGCGACGATAAACTCTTTTTCCTTGTATTTTGCATTCATCAGGTAAAAGTGTTTCATCAATAGATAAAAACCAACGCACTTGTGCGTGTTCTAATATAAGGTAACCACTCACGCTTTTTTCATTACGAATATGCACAATACTTTCTTTGAATGAGCCAAAAATCCACAGCAGCATATCAAAAAAATGTACCCCGATATTAGTTGCTACACCTCCACTTTTGCTTTCATCACCTTTCCAAGAGTGAAAATACCATTTGCCCCTTGCAGTAATATAGCTTAAATCAATATTAAAGATTTTGCAAGGGTTTTGTGCTAATAGGGTTTGAATGCGATTTTTAAGGGCGATAATGCTTGGGTGAAGACGAAGCTGCAAAATTGTGTAGATTTTTTGTTTATTTTCTTGTTGGGCTTGTATGAGGGCGTCAAGATTCCAAGGATTAAGTACAATAGGTTTTTCGCAAATTGCTGATGCACCATTGCGTAAGGCAAGGCGTATGTGTGTATCGTGAAGATAATTAGGTGAGCAGATACTGATGTAATCAAGAGGTGTGCCATTGCGGCAAAGTTTATCAAGGTGGCGCTCAAAACGTTCAGCTTCAGTAAAAAAATTAGCATTTGGAAAATAACTATCTAAAATACCAACTGAATCGTGTTTATCAATTGCGCAGAGTAACTCACCATTATTATGTTTAATGGCTTGAAGGTGTCTAGGAGCGACAAAGCCACCTACACCAATCAATCCAAAAGTTTTTTTCATTATAAGATTATTTTACCTCAAAATGCACTGGGTCAGAGACAAGGGTTGTAAATTTAGGCAAATCACGTCCAGCATCAGTGCGTGAATGATAAGGTCCGATGAGATATTTTGTTGTCGGCTGCCCATTTGAAGTACCTGCATAAACACGATAGCTATAGTTACTAATTTTTTTAAGAAAATCTGCACTTGGCTTATTGGCAAATGAGCCTACCTGCACATAGAATCCCTTTTCTGCAACTTGCCCATTTTTAGAAGTATCCATACGAGTTACAGAGACATCTTCAAAAACATTTGCCACATTTTTTTGAGCTTGCGGTTGATTTTGAGTTGGAGCAGGTTTAGCAGGAGCTGCATTTTGTGCAGGTTTTGTTGGCTCCGGTTTGTTTGTTTGAGTAGGCTGAACTAACACAGGTTGTGCAGGTTTCGCTGGTTCTCTTGTGGCAGCAGTGGTTGCAGGTTTTTTTGGAGAATCTGATACTTTTTGAGTAGGTTGGGTAGTATTTTTAGGTGGAAGTACAGGTTGTGCAGGTTTTGTTGGCTCTATTGGAGTGGCAGGAGCTTGTGGTTGATTTTGTGCAACCTGTGTTTGTGTATTTGTATTTTTTGGATCACGGCTACGAATGTCATTAAGAATTTGCTGAAATGGGTCATCATTTGATTCGCTATTAGCAAGTGGAATATCAACAAAACCATCTTGAGGATTTGAATGCGATGTATCGTTTTGAGAATCTATGGGAGTTAAACCACTGTTGGTTGCAGTATGTCTCTCATCAAGCTCTTCATCATCACGTGTAAGGATAAAAACTACTGCAATTAAAATACTTAAAAAAACTAATGCTGTGGCAATCATCATCATAAGTTTTTTTGTGCGGTTTTGTTTTTGCAATTCATCATCATTGATTAAGATATCATTGAGTTCTCGTTTTGTTTCCATTAGTTACTCCTTAAATAATTTAAACTTCTCATATTATGTTTTGGCTACATATGTCTTGCCCAAGATGCTCCACGCTCTTTAGCATAAACATCATAGGGCAAGGCTAAAATGTTAAAATTTGAAGGCATTTCATCACTAGGAAACACTCTCCATTCTTTAGGACAGCGTTGAGCCAACTTGATAGAAAGCGTTTTAGCCAAACGTTTTCCCTCATTAATCTCTGTATGTCCTTTATGTATATAGAGGTGCAAATGTCCTGGTGTTTTAGAGCAAAATGCTGTAAAATTTAAGAAACCTTCTTCACGTAAAAGCAGTTGAGCACGATGATAGAATTTTTCAGGATTACGCCCATTGTAATCAAAAACAATATTTTCCACTTTTGCTCCTTTAGCAAGCAAAAGTGAATGCGCAATTACAATTTCCTTACGAAAATGTTTGTTAATAAGCATAGAAGTGAGCATTGCATCTACTCTCTCGTATTTATCATAGAGAATCCGCCCCATATGACTAACTTTTGTTCCTAATCCACTGACACGTTTATAATAATGCGATGTATCCATTTTAATTAACTTTAAATCCATTTCTGTCACGACTCACCCCCCTAAAAAATTGGTCGGTCATAGATTCTAAAATCTCGACTAAAGTTTTTGACTTGTGCCTTAATATGTTCTTGCAAATTGGTATTGTTAATATCATCAAGAATATCAGCAATTTTTTCTCCAATCCATTCAAACTCCTTTTCTTTCATACCTCGTGCAGTTAGAGCAGGAGAGCCAATCCTAATACCACTTGTAATAAAAGGAGAACGGATTTCTCCTGGAATGGTATTTTTATTCACCGTTATTCCCGCATTACCAAGCGCTAAATCTGCATCTTTGCCACTAAAATCTTTGTTAAGGAAACTCATTAAAATTAGATGATTATCACTTCCACCGCTTACAAGTTCATAGTTGCGCTTGATGAGCACCTCTGCAAGAGCTTGAATATTTGACTTTACTTGTTTTGCATAAATTTTCCATTCAGGTTTGAGATTTTCTTTAAAACCTACTGCCTTTCCTGCGATAATATGCATAAGAGGTCCACCTTGGATACCTGGAAATACAGCCTTATTGATTTTAGCATAGAGTTCTTCATCATTTGTAAGAATCGCTCCACCTCTAGGTCCGCGCAATGTTTTATGTGTCGTAGTGGTAACAATATGGCAATGTGGAAAAGGATTTGGATATTCTCCTGCAACCACAAGCCCAGCTACGTGAGCAATATCACCCATAAGGTAAGCCCCTACAGAATCTGCAATCTCACGCAATCTTTTAAAATCAAGCTCACGAGTATAAGCAGAGAATCCACATACAAGAACATTTGGTTTAACCACTTGAGCTTGAAGTGCGAGTTTATCATAATCAATACGCCCATTAAGCTCTACACCATAAAAGAAGCTTTGATAAAGTTGCCCTGAAGTGCTGACTTTAGCCCCGTGTGTGAGATGTCCTCCGTGGCTTAAATCCATACCTAAAATTTTATCATAAGGTTTTAAAATCGCTGCATATACCGCTGCATTAGCCTGTGAGCCTGAATGTGGTTGCACATTAACAAAATTTGCACCAAAGAGTTTTTTTGCTCGTTCAATCGCAATTTCTTCAATTTTATCAACAAACTCACAGCCTCCATAATAGCGTTTAAATGGGTAACCTTCAGCATATTTATTTGTTAAAATACTTCCCATAGCCTCCATAACACTTGGAAAAGTAAAATTTTCACTCGCAATCATTTCTAAATGCTCATTTTGTCGTTCAAGCTCTTTTTCTATGAGCTCAAAGACCTCAAAGTCCTGCTCTTTGATTGAGTAATCCATTAGTTCTCCTTGATTATTTGAGCATTAGATAATGCGTCTTGAGAAAGTATTATATCAAAATTTGATTTAGTTGGCTTTAATGCAGGAAATAAAATTACATCTTTAATTGTTTTTGCATTGCTTAAAAGCATTACTAATCTATCAATACCTATGCCTTCTCCAGCAGTAGGTGGCAT from Helicobacter hepaticus ATCC 51449 carries:
- a CDS encoding replicative DNA helicase — its product is MQQQEHIISIEKIVLSSIFFSPEKFEEISAELQADDFLYPAHRDIFDMCVYLNKCNLPIDTELILTRKPSHKKISQEELLEITALNPIANIEAYVSEIKEASIKRELHSLANFLREKSLDMQESVEDIIDEVERKLNDVALGKPQDNVMNAHEMAIGVLEHLKELKNRGNQVVVGLDTGFKRLNLLTTGFNKGDFIIIGARPSMGKTSFVLNLAQHILDSPKGVAFFSLEMPFLQLVMRMISAKASIHLQNLRIGNLTNNEWSNLSETIDAFAKQPIWVDDNSNLSIAQLKGRLRRLKKQHPEISIAIIDYLQLMNGGKNEGSKQAEVSEISRGLKMLARELDMPIIALSQLNRFVESRDDKRPILSDLRDSGAIEQDADIILFLYREDVYKKRADNDRYARLKKEGKEKDFKPEYQKREIEKAEIIIAKNRNGETGSVEIQFDTRFTRFEDVPEKYEHEMTQTRIDGEEFMTQIENLPPQVQMPNI
- a CDS encoding ComEC/Rec2 family competence protein is translated as MKDSHKNTHSLFEVELFSTRRQWAVFICICALVFALHLYQEYVQYRIYTTPTHTQELYAQVIAQYTKSKQNNGKNSVYEVLKLKTSDGEVFYTTSKEDIKDISHRFVRIYGKRLECSFAQYLKSCFFISYRISLLSEYDYRQGVRKWIDSQHQESLVADLYKTLFMADFLPHIWRDISNKLGVAHLIAISGFHLGILSFVIGGLLSLVYNSFHRFVSYRNKYFDIGLLVLVCLFGYLIVLDFSPSFLRSFIMAVCGFFVVYSGIRLISFKLLFVVVCVCLALFPRLIFSIGFALSVSGVFFIYLFVRHIHWVGGLWHKIVSVPISFNTLIFLDMLPFVHWFFPYFTPLNVLSIPLSLIFVVFFPLMLVAHIFGFGWVCDEFFLWIKDKQINAITFYTPLWFICGYGILCIWAIYSKRAYYALHCMSVAFFAYLIVQFYKSGLSLW
- a CDS encoding nucleotide sugar dehydrogenase, with protein sequence MINDSLPHTCTLPSLESAHIAVIGLGYVGLPLAVAFGKVYPTIGFDIDSKRIEELQTGIDNTQEVNKEDILQASQLYFCDQLTHIASANIYIICVPTPIDKNKVPDLSPLLNASKLVGKVLQKGNLVIYESTTYPTCTETECKNMLESTSHLSLNKDFYLGYSPERINPSDSSHTLTQIRKITSGSTLEVAKFVDSLYASIITAGTHCVSSIKTAEMVKIIENAQRDLNIAFVNEMCIICDYLDIDALEVLEAAKTKWNFLPFSPGLVGGHCISIDPYYLTHKMNAIGYIPQVISSGRLINDMMPHFVAQKMIKLMIAQHIEVLSSKILILGITFKQNCPDIRNSKVPLVKKELEDFGAQVSIYDPLANVKEVQKQYGITLLPSLPTEYFDAIFLAVAHDKFLSLSHQDLGKKEHIYYTLTHHKLSPDL
- a CDS encoding acyltransferase, translated to MKCFIHPTSIIDENVSIGEGSKIWHFCHILSGSSIGTNCSFGQNCMIGPNVIIGNNLKAQNNISIYEGVRICDDVFLGPSVVFTNVINPRAFISRKSEFRPTLIKRGASIGANTTIICGVEIGEYAFVGAGSVVTKNIPNFALYVGNPARHLAWVDKAGKKLVFDAKMMAYDSYDGTMYHLCNNHIEIINENL
- a CDS encoding Gfo/Idh/MocA family oxidoreductase; the protein is MKKTFGLIGVGGFVAPRHLQAIKHNNGELLCAIDKHDSVGILDSYFPNANFFTEAERFERHLDKLCRNGTPLDYISICSPNYLHDTHIRLALRNGASAICEKPIVLNPWNLDALIQAQQENKQKIYTILQLRLHPSIIALKNRIQTLLAQNPCKIFNIDLSYITARGKWYFHSWKGDESKSGGVATNIGVHFFDMLLWIFGSFKESIVHIRNEKSVSGYLILEHAQVRWFLSIDETLLPDECKIQGKRVYRRLIFENEEFIFSEGFDDLHTRSYAEILCGNGFECTQSREAIELIHHIRHSTPIGIKGEYHPLNAKVQVV
- a CDS encoding SPOR domain-containing protein; this encodes METKRELNDILINDDELQKQNRTKKLMMMIATALVFLSILIAVVFILTRDDEELDERHTATNSGLTPIDSQNDTSHSNPQDGFVDIPLANSESNDDPFQQILNDIRSRDPKNTNTQTQVAQNQPQAPATPIEPTKPAQPVLPPKNTTQPTQKVSDSPKKPATTAATREPAKPAQPVLVQPTQTNKPEPTKPAQNAAPAKPAPTQNQPQAQKNVANVFEDVSVTRMDTSKNGQVAEKGFYVQVGSFANKPSADFLKKISNYSYRVYAGTSNGQPTTKYLIGPYHSRTDAGRDLPKFTTLVSDPVHFEVK
- a CDS encoding DUF1882 domain-containing protein, whose protein sequence is MTEMDLKLIKMDTSHYYKRVSGLGTKVSHMGRILYDKYERVDAMLTSMLINKHFRKEIVIAHSLLLAKGAKVENIVFDYNGRNPEKFYHRAQLLLREEGFLNFTAFCSKTPGHLHLYIHKGHTEINEGKRLAKTLSIKLAQRCPKEWRVFPSDEMPSNFNILALPYDVYAKERGASWARHM
- a CDS encoding serine hydroxymethyltransferase; translated protein: MDYSIKEQDFEVFELIEKELERQNEHLEMIASENFTFPSVMEAMGSILTNKYAEGYPFKRYYGGCEFVDKIEEIAIERAKKLFGANFVNVQPHSGSQANAAVYAAILKPYDKILGMDLSHGGHLTHGAKVSTSGQLYQSFFYGVELNGRIDYDKLALQAQVVKPNVLVCGFSAYTRELDFKRLREIADSVGAYLMGDIAHVAGLVVAGEYPNPFPHCHIVTTTTHKTLRGPRGGAILTNDEELYAKINKAVFPGIQGGPLMHIIAGKAVGFKENLKPEWKIYAKQVKSNIQALAEVLIKRNYELVSGGSDNHLILMSFLNKDFSGKDADLALGNAGITVNKNTIPGEIRSPFITSGIRIGSPALTARGMKEKEFEWIGEKIADILDDINNTNLQEHIKAQVKNFSRDFRIYDRPIF